One Cohnella candidum genomic region harbors:
- a CDS encoding polysaccharide pyruvyl transferase family protein, protein MERSQAHPMEELKRMLERILDVIPPGSNIVYVDYPVHENIGDLLILQGTERFFQDHGIRVRKRLSYLQFRKGMRLPPEWIVVCHGGGNFGDLYPANQKLRETLARTYPANRIVVLPQTVYFSDEEERERSLAVFASHPDFHLFVRDRVSYDLAADRLPRVYLSPDMAHQLYPIESPPSPAGPRLGILRTDGEAAREGDERVGCDIRTDWPELLSKADYAMQRVLVLASSLDRYLLNLLPVRPLWYRLANRFVAKAVRLYGSCGSVVTSRLHGHILACLMGVPNRLLDNNYGKNGSYYRQWTYRVREGKDFENGTGNDLGGMYAESS, encoded by the coding sequence ATGGAACGGAGCCAGGCGCATCCCATGGAAGAGCTGAAACGGATGCTGGAACGCATTCTGGATGTGATACCGCCGGGATCGAACATCGTGTACGTCGATTATCCGGTCCACGAGAATATCGGGGATCTGCTGATCCTGCAGGGCACCGAAAGGTTTTTCCAAGACCATGGCATCCGCGTTCGCAAAAGATTGTCGTACCTGCAGTTCCGCAAGGGGATGCGGCTGCCGCCGGAGTGGATCGTCGTCTGCCACGGCGGCGGGAACTTCGGCGATCTCTACCCCGCGAACCAGAAGCTCCGGGAAACGCTGGCGCGGACGTATCCGGCCAACCGGATCGTCGTGCTCCCCCAAACGGTCTATTTCTCCGATGAGGAGGAACGGGAACGCTCGCTTGCGGTGTTCGCCAGCCATCCGGACTTCCACCTGTTCGTCCGGGACCGCGTGTCTTACGATCTCGCAGCCGACAGGCTGCCCCGCGTCTACCTGTCTCCCGATATGGCTCACCAGCTGTATCCGATCGAATCGCCCCCGTCTCCCGCAGGCCCCAGGCTCGGTATATTGCGGACGGACGGCGAGGCGGCGCGGGAGGGAGACGAGCGAGTCGGCTGCGATATCCGGACGGATTGGCCAGAGCTGCTGTCGAAGGCGGATTACGCGATGCAACGGGTGCTCGTCCTCGCTTCTTCCCTCGACCGATACTTGCTGAACCTGCTTCCGGTGCGCCCGCTTTGGTACCGTCTGGCGAACCGTTTCGTCGCGAAAGCCGTGCGCCTGTACGGATCTTGCGGCAGCGTCGTCACCTCAAGGCTGCACGGGCATATTCTCGCCTGCCTCATGGGCGTTCCGAACCGGCTGCTCGACAACAACTACGGCAAAAACGGGAGCTATTACCGGCAGTGGACTTACCGGGTTCGGGAGGGAAAGGACTTTGAAAACGGAACAGGGAATGACCTTGGCGGTATGTACGCGGAATCGTCATGA
- a CDS encoding right-handed parallel beta-helix repeat-containing protein translates to MAAGSYLNVKTDYGAAGNGTNNDTAPIRKAIEDAIRLGGATVYLPIGTYRITGLEVSGSFNMIGDGEDSVLLSDDRTRSVLKISNASGAFWRGFKIKSTAGTDYSKRNPLLNGLFLSGADRCTVEGLFVENTYAAGILVSGCTGTSIVGCQVRNTLADGIHFTGRSKDCTAAHNTLSETGDDGIAVVSYLGDKDVCERILITGNHVNRSWARGISHVGGRNVTIADNFVLASASSGILVVEDKNYGTYPPTDTVIHHNQVIQAGTYVPPRPLSGNKIGVEVASGASGVRIDGNTVKESKAAGLAVSGGGTGISIAGNHVYRNRATGVELADLSKVTFTGNTVELNFKYGLFATRVTYGLFTGNRWVNNNCFDMDNPAMGTPNANTLAIDNANFNACNDCTIADNLSVDDRTDRSRARVERAIEISGSRRIKTGGNRCYVYNADPSKAVTTESFLAWNAECERMDAFTGAGVPDAKIYKAGQFYFRTDTKELYLYDGSAWRRLALN, encoded by the coding sequence ATGGCGGCAGGTTCGTATCTCAATGTGAAAACGGATTACGGAGCAGCGGGAAATGGCACCAACAACGACACGGCCCCGATTCGGAAAGCGATCGAGGATGCGATTCGGCTGGGCGGCGCAACCGTCTATCTTCCTATCGGAACTTACCGGATCACCGGCTTGGAAGTGAGCGGCTCTTTCAATATGATCGGCGATGGAGAAGACTCGGTGCTGCTTTCCGACGACCGAACCCGCAGCGTGCTCAAAATCAGCAACGCATCCGGGGCGTTTTGGCGCGGGTTCAAAATCAAATCGACCGCGGGGACCGACTATTCCAAACGGAATCCGCTGCTGAACGGATTGTTTTTGTCCGGGGCCGATCGCTGCACGGTCGAAGGCTTGTTCGTCGAAAATACGTATGCGGCGGGTATTCTCGTATCCGGCTGCACGGGAACCTCGATTGTCGGCTGCCAAGTCCGGAACACCCTGGCGGACGGCATTCATTTCACCGGCAGAAGCAAAGACTGCACGGCAGCCCATAATACGTTGTCCGAAACGGGGGATGACGGCATCGCCGTCGTCAGCTACCTCGGGGATAAGGACGTTTGCGAGCGGATCCTGATCACGGGCAACCACGTGAACCGGAGCTGGGCGAGGGGGATCTCCCACGTCGGCGGGAGGAACGTCACGATCGCCGACAACTTCGTGCTGGCCTCGGCATCCAGCGGCATTCTGGTCGTGGAAGACAAAAACTACGGAACCTATCCGCCGACCGATACGGTCATCCATCATAACCAGGTCATACAGGCCGGCACGTATGTTCCTCCGCGGCCTCTGTCGGGCAATAAAATCGGCGTCGAAGTGGCGTCGGGGGCCTCGGGCGTCCGAATCGACGGCAACACGGTGAAAGAATCGAAGGCGGCCGGCTTGGCCGTCTCCGGCGGCGGTACCGGCATCTCCATCGCCGGGAACCATGTGTACCGGAACCGGGCGACCGGCGTCGAGCTGGCCGACCTGAGCAAAGTTACGTTCACCGGGAATACGGTGGAGCTGAACTTCAAATACGGCTTGTTCGCGACGCGCGTCACCTACGGGCTGTTTACCGGGAACCGTTGGGTCAACAACAACTGCTTCGACATGGATAACCCGGCAATGGGCACTCCCAATGCCAACACATTGGCGATCGACAACGCCAACTTCAATGCGTGCAACGACTGTACGATCGCGGATAACCTGTCCGTGGACGACCGCACCGACAGGTCGCGGGCCCGGGTGGAGCGCGCGATCGAGATTTCGGGCAGCCGCCGGATCAAAACCGGGGGGAACCGGTGCTACGTATACAACGCCGATCCCTCGAAAGCGGTCACGACCGAAAGCTTCTTGGCCTGGAACGCGGAGTGCGAGCGGATGGACGCATTCACCGGGGCAGGCGTGCCCGATGCGAAAATCTACAAAGCCGGCCAATTCTACTTCCGGACGGATACGAAAGAGCTTTATCTCTACGACGGCTCGGCTTGGAGAAGGCTCGCGTTGAACTGA
- a CDS encoding glycosyltransferase family 4 protein — MNLYINGRFLTQAITGVQRYAVELVKQWDGLLASGDGETAEYRFTLLVPPGAIHDLNLKRIRVKQVGRIGGHAWEQLVLPWHARDGWLVNLCNTGPLSKRRQIATIHDAAVYEFPHSFSFAFRSAYRVIQNGLGIMAQRIITVSQFSKTQLTRHCRIPESKIRVVALGNEHVRELRADPGIFAKHGIEPKRYLLAVSSHNPSKNFANLVKAVECLENADYDIVIAGGANAKIFGRSDLPVSGKIKQIGYVTDGELKALYEGAACFVFPSLYEGFGLPPLEAMACGTPVVVSDAASLPEVCGEAALYCDPRDPRNIARQIGTVMSDERIRETLSESGRRQAARFTWGACARQTLEVVKEAIRA; from the coding sequence ATGAACCTTTATATTAACGGACGTTTTCTGACGCAGGCGATCACGGGCGTCCAGCGTTACGCAGTCGAGCTGGTGAAGCAATGGGACGGGCTGCTGGCTTCCGGCGACGGAGAAACGGCGGAGTACCGGTTTACGCTGCTGGTTCCGCCCGGCGCGATCCACGACCTGAACCTGAAGCGCATCCGGGTGAAGCAGGTCGGCCGTATCGGCGGGCATGCATGGGAGCAGCTGGTGCTGCCCTGGCACGCCAGGGACGGCTGGCTCGTCAACCTGTGCAACACGGGGCCGCTGTCCAAGAGAAGGCAGATCGCGACCATCCATGACGCTGCGGTTTACGAATTCCCGCACTCGTTCTCGTTCGCCTTCCGCAGCGCTTACCGCGTCATCCAGAACGGCCTCGGCATCATGGCTCAAAGGATCATCACGGTGTCCCAGTTTTCCAAAACGCAATTGACCCGGCACTGCCGCATACCGGAAAGCAAAATCCGGGTGGTGGCGCTGGGCAACGAACACGTCAGGGAGCTTCGCGCGGATCCCGGAATATTCGCCAAACACGGAATCGAGCCCAAACGCTACTTGCTCGCGGTCAGCAGCCACAATCCGAGCAAAAACTTCGCCAATCTCGTAAAAGCCGTCGAATGCCTGGAAAACGCGGATTACGACATCGTCATCGCGGGCGGAGCGAATGCCAAAATATTCGGACGCTCCGATCTCCCGGTATCGGGCAAGATCAAGCAGATCGGCTACGTGACCGACGGCGAGCTGAAGGCTTTGTACGAGGGAGCCGCTTGCTTCGTGTTTCCTTCTCTCTATGAAGGATTCGGCTTGCCGCCTCTCGAGGCGATGGCTTGCGGCACGCCGGTCGTCGTTTCCGACGCCGCGTCGCTGCCGGAGGTATGCGGAGAAGCCGCCTTGTATTGCGATCCGCGGGATCCAAGGAACATCGCCCGCCAGATCGGCACCGTCATGAGCGATGAACGGATAAGGGAGACGCTGAGCGAAAGCGGCCGGAGACAGGCCGCAAGGTTTACTTGGGGCGCCTGCGCGAGGCAAACCCTTGAAGTGGTGAAGGAGGCGATACGCGCATGA
- a CDS encoding right-handed parallel beta-helix repeat-containing protein produces MRTSAGPGTRWLKQVLKIGLAGLAALLFLSYPTVMETKSTASGTLELAVGPAAGKASAKAPLPSWGPERDIPAYRVSVRDFGAKGDGKADDTLKIQAAVDSVGKHGGGVVYFPNGVYKVSESIVVKRDLVALEGEGWGAELRMVKHPKRVVTIQGSRDNVVRNLKISLGVANAVRNDQDVGVYVTSAASNFMVENVFGEGKGIMVRGSVVKGTIRNNRIQNTLADGIHLTGGSRFILVTGNELSHTGDDSIAVVSYESQKALTMQVVIADNRVRNSLSRGIAHVGGYQVEIRGNVIEGTSSSGILVDRDGNYQTFAPVLTTIEGNTVTGAGTYGVRRGNQFGIEVSKGASYVTISDNSVTGSKTRGISVIADRTSIRNNVSSGNGDSGIQVGADDVVVAGNLIEKNGIYGFFAEDSDRLRFTGNRLTDNNTRNRSHTDNFLLADSDDSEITGNVSVETRKTMRIERSFELTGSCKGTVFEKNQSQGTMSGAVVTCKP; encoded by the coding sequence ATGAGAACGAGCGCGGGACCGGGAACGCGATGGCTGAAACAGGTCTTGAAAATCGGGCTGGCGGGCTTGGCCGCGCTCCTGTTCCTGTCTTATCCGACGGTGATGGAGACGAAGTCCACGGCTTCGGGTACCCTGGAGCTTGCCGTCGGTCCCGCGGCTGGGAAAGCTTCCGCCAAAGCGCCTCTCCCTTCCTGGGGACCGGAGCGGGACATTCCCGCTTACCGGGTATCCGTCCGTGACTTCGGCGCCAAAGGGGACGGCAAAGCGGACGACACCTTGAAGATCCAAGCGGCCGTCGATTCGGTCGGGAAGCATGGCGGCGGGGTCGTTTATTTTCCCAATGGGGTCTACAAGGTCAGCGAGAGCATCGTGGTGAAGCGGGACTTGGTGGCGCTCGAGGGGGAAGGCTGGGGAGCCGAGCTGCGGATGGTGAAGCATCCCAAGCGAGTCGTCACGATCCAAGGCTCTCGGGACAACGTCGTCAGGAATCTCAAAATCTCTCTCGGCGTGGCGAATGCCGTCCGGAACGACCAGGACGTCGGCGTCTACGTCACTTCCGCAGCGTCCAACTTCATGGTCGAGAACGTGTTTGGGGAAGGCAAAGGGATCATGGTTCGCGGCAGCGTCGTCAAGGGGACGATTCGGAATAACCGGATTCAGAATACGCTCGCCGACGGTATTCATCTGACCGGAGGATCGAGGTTCATTCTCGTGACCGGGAACGAGCTGTCCCATACGGGAGACGATTCGATCGCCGTGGTAAGTTACGAGAGCCAGAAGGCGCTCACGATGCAGGTCGTCATTGCGGACAATCGCGTCCGCAATTCCCTTTCGCGCGGCATCGCGCACGTGGGCGGCTATCAGGTGGAAATCCGCGGCAACGTGATCGAAGGGACTTCCTCGAGCGGCATTCTCGTCGACCGGGACGGCAACTACCAAACCTTCGCGCCCGTCCTGACGACGATCGAAGGCAATACGGTCACCGGTGCGGGGACTTACGGCGTGCGGAGGGGCAACCAATTCGGCATCGAGGTGTCGAAAGGGGCTTCTTACGTCACGATTTCGGACAACAGCGTGACCGGATCGAAAACCAGGGGGATCAGCGTCATCGCGGACCGGACGTCGATTCGCAACAACGTCTCGTCCGGCAACGGGGACTCGGGGATCCAGGTGGGTGCCGACGACGTCGTCGTGGCCGGGAACCTGATCGAGAAAAACGGAATCTATGGTTTTTTCGCGGAAGACAGTGACCGATTGCGTTTTACGGGCAACCGCCTGACGGACAACAATACCCGCAACCGCAGCCATACCGACAATTTTCTGCTGGCGGACAGCGATGACTCCGAAATCACGGGCAACGTGTCCGTCGAGACGAGGAAGACGATGCGGATCGAGCGTTCTTTCGAGCTGACCGGCTCTTGCAAAGGCACCGTTTTCGAGAAAAACCAATCCCAAGGGACGATGTCCGGCGCTGTTGTCACTTGTAAACCGTAG
- a CDS encoding CpsD/CapB family tyrosine-protein kinase: protein MSTLTAKRSLVTHLDPYSQVSDTFRSLRNMIATSAGEKDRKIIAVTSAEPSEGKTTVAVNLAIASAQTGKKVLLIDANLRQPGLHQTFSVSNHNGLSSVLLQSAGLAESVKDVGIPLLTVLTSGPAPVLSGDPLDSSAMDALLKQARAEYDLVIIDSPALLALADASTVAMKSDGVLWVLHSGISRKAKALEAKKLLARLDAKVIGCVLNKAKSGQASAYRHYQASRA from the coding sequence ATGTCCACGCTAACGGCTAAACGGAGTCTGGTTACGCATCTGGACCCCTATTCGCAAGTTTCGGACACGTTCCGTTCGCTTCGCAATATGATCGCCACTTCCGCGGGAGAGAAGGATCGCAAGATCATCGCGGTGACTTCGGCCGAACCGTCGGAAGGCAAGACGACGGTCGCCGTCAATCTCGCGATCGCCAGCGCCCAGACGGGCAAAAAAGTGCTGCTGATCGACGCGAATCTCCGGCAGCCGGGACTTCATCAGACGTTCTCCGTCTCCAACCATAACGGGCTGTCCAGCGTGCTGCTCCAGTCGGCCGGCTTGGCGGAAAGCGTCAAAGACGTCGGCATTCCGCTGCTGACCGTATTGACGTCGGGACCGGCGCCGGTGCTGAGCGGCGATCCGCTCGACTCCTCCGCCATGGACGCGCTGCTGAAGCAGGCAAGGGCGGAATACGACCTGGTCATCATCGATTCCCCTGCGCTTCTGGCTTTGGCGGACGCCTCGACCGTCGCCATGAAAAGCGACGGCGTGCTGTGGGTGCTCCATTCCGGGATTTCCCGGAAGGCCAAGGCGTTGGAAGCCAAGAAGCTGCTGGCGCGGTTGGACGCGAAAGTGATCGGCTGCGTGCTGAACAAAGCCAAAAGCGGGCAGGCAAGCGCCTACCGCCATTATCAAGCTTCCCGCGCTTAG
- a CDS encoding glycosyltransferase family 2 protein, which translates to MKVSLILATVDRLAEMENFLEKLERQVYRDFELIVVDQNEDDRLVPLLDRYEPNFPILRLRSPRGLSRARNIGLRYVTGDIVSFPDDDCWYDPELLCKAVHLFVRNPEASIITGRSIDADGKDAVGKFDHVEGSVDKYNVWRRAVSFTIFLRKEAADAIGGFDEEIGVGASSIYHSGEETDYILRALCRFNVYYYPDLTVRHPNPLLQYSPQIIRRAYKYGCGFGKVVTKHRYTVRFKIRALLKPFLGMMLFCTAFQFPKSQYYWNSFKGRLRGML; encoded by the coding sequence GTGAAAGTGTCTCTGATCTTGGCAACGGTTGACCGCTTGGCTGAGATGGAGAATTTTTTGGAGAAGCTGGAACGGCAAGTTTACCGGGATTTCGAGCTGATTGTCGTGGACCAGAACGAGGATGATCGACTGGTGCCGCTGCTAGACCGGTATGAGCCGAATTTCCCGATTCTCCGGCTCCGTTCTCCGAGGGGGTTGTCCAGGGCGAGAAACATTGGCCTGCGGTATGTGACCGGCGACATCGTCTCGTTTCCCGATGACGACTGCTGGTACGATCCGGAATTGCTGTGCAAAGCGGTCCATTTGTTCGTTCGGAATCCCGAAGCCTCCATCATTACGGGGCGGTCGATCGATGCGGACGGCAAAGACGCCGTCGGCAAGTTCGATCACGTCGAAGGCAGTGTCGACAAGTACAACGTGTGGCGGCGGGCCGTATCCTTCACGATTTTCCTGAGGAAGGAAGCGGCGGACGCCATCGGCGGATTCGACGAGGAAATCGGCGTAGGGGCCAGCTCCATCTATCATTCCGGGGAAGAAACGGACTACATTTTAAGGGCGCTTTGCCGGTTTAACGTCTATTACTACCCGGACCTGACAGTCCGGCATCCCAATCCGCTGCTGCAATATTCGCCGCAAATCATCCGCCGGGCTTACAAGTACGGCTGCGGTTTCGGCAAGGTCGTCACCAAGCATCGGTACACCGTCCGGTTTAAAATCCGGGCGCTGCTCAAGCCGTTTTTGGGCATGATGCTGTTCTGTACCGCGTTCCAGTTTCCGAAATCGCAATACTACTGGAACTCGTTCAAAGGCAGACTCAGGGGCATGTTATGA
- a CDS encoding glycosyltransferase family 4 protein, producing MKVAIVHDWLVVYAGAEKVLEQLLLLYPDADVYSLVDFLPDSQRGFIGNRKVHTSFIQKLPFARRHFRHYLGLMPLAIEQFDLSGYDLVISSSYAVAKGVITGPNQLHISYVHSPIRYAWDLQHQYLKESGLHKGLKGGIAKWMLHKMRLWDARTANGVDSIVANSSYISMRIRKVYRRESSVIYPPVAVEQFELCEAKEDYYVTASRLVPYKKIDLIVEAFGAMPDKKLIVIGDGPDFAKIKAKAKPNVTMLGYQPCDVLRKHMQKARAFVFAAEEDFGIAPVEAQSCGTPVIAYGRGGVLETVRGLGQANPTGVFFPEQTVHSLIQAVHDFERNEHRIRYRNCSDNARRFSSQEFRERFRRHVDEQILYYTLNGGDGSRELDDLESEAAVAASRFL from the coding sequence ATGAAGGTGGCCATCGTCCACGATTGGCTCGTCGTTTACGCCGGCGCGGAGAAGGTGCTGGAGCAGCTGCTCCTGTTGTATCCGGATGCGGACGTGTACAGCCTCGTCGATTTCCTGCCCGATTCCCAGCGCGGATTCATCGGCAACCGGAAAGTCCATACCTCGTTTATCCAGAAGCTTCCGTTCGCCCGCCGGCATTTCCGCCATTATCTCGGGCTCATGCCCCTCGCGATCGAGCAATTCGACCTGTCGGGGTACGACTTGGTTATTTCCAGCTCCTATGCGGTGGCCAAAGGCGTCATTACCGGTCCGAACCAGCTTCATATTTCCTACGTGCATTCGCCGATCCGCTACGCTTGGGATTTGCAGCACCAATATTTGAAGGAATCGGGCCTCCATAAAGGGTTGAAGGGCGGCATCGCCAAATGGATGCTCCACAAAATGAGGCTCTGGGACGCAAGGACGGCCAATGGCGTGGATTCCATCGTAGCCAATTCAAGCTACATCTCGATGAGGATCCGCAAAGTCTACCGGCGGGAGTCTTCCGTGATCTACCCGCCCGTGGCCGTGGAGCAATTCGAGCTCTGCGAAGCGAAGGAGGACTATTACGTAACGGCTTCCCGGCTCGTTCCCTACAAGAAAATCGACTTGATCGTGGAAGCGTTCGGCGCGATGCCCGACAAGAAGCTGATCGTGATCGGGGACGGCCCCGACTTCGCCAAAATAAAAGCCAAAGCGAAACCGAACGTCACCATGCTCGGCTACCAGCCGTGCGACGTGCTGCGCAAGCATATGCAGAAAGCGCGGGCCTTCGTGTTCGCGGCGGAAGAGGATTTCGGCATCGCGCCGGTCGAAGCGCAATCTTGCGGCACCCCGGTCATCGCCTACGGCAGGGGCGGGGTGCTGGAAACGGTCAGAGGCTTAGGCCAGGCGAATCCGACGGGCGTGTTCTTCCCGGAGCAGACCGTCCATTCCTTGATTCAGGCGGTGCACGATTTCGAGCGGAACGAGCACCGCATCCGGTACCGGAACTGCAGCGACAACGCTCGCCGCTTCTCGTCCCAGGAATTCCGCGAACGGTTCCGGCGGCACGTGGACGAACAAATCCTGTATTACACTTTGAACGGCGGAGATGGTTCCCGTGAACTGGACGATCTTGAATCCGAGGCTGCTGTTGCTGCTAGTCGTTTCCTCTAG
- a CDS encoding glycosyltransferase family 2 protein, with protein MKTEQGMTLAVCTRNRHEELERCIVSIAGEAPGFPCEVMVVDDGELPDPLRERLNEVLRGAGMAFTYHRKRRPGLLYSRIDAAEHAAHDILLFLDDDVELEEGYLRRLARLYSRYEGAAGFGGIDVFIRSNWKWDWFTRLILYDSGKPGKLSPGGFGGSMTRWTRMKDPFRTEFMLGCNMSFRRTALLGLPDAEWLSGYSLGEDLYLSHWAARSGPLWIDPSLRVKHYQSPVSRDKEEQVAFTEVVNHYRLLRLKRAGSWRHAAHLWTSIGLWGRAWARKKWRHKAPYYGKAIREVLVEDWRRLFRESVSDLGNG; from the coding sequence TTGAAAACGGAACAGGGAATGACCTTGGCGGTATGTACGCGGAATCGTCATGAGGAGCTGGAGCGGTGCATCGTCTCCATTGCCGGCGAAGCGCCCGGGTTTCCGTGCGAGGTCATGGTCGTGGACGACGGGGAATTGCCGGATCCGTTGAGGGAACGGCTGAACGAGGTGCTCCGCGGTGCCGGCATGGCGTTCACCTATCACCGCAAGCGCCGTCCGGGATTGCTTTATTCCCGGATCGACGCGGCCGAGCATGCGGCCCACGACATCCTTCTGTTCCTGGACGACGACGTGGAGCTGGAAGAGGGGTATCTCCGGCGGTTGGCCCGCCTTTACAGCCGTTATGAGGGTGCGGCGGGCTTCGGCGGCATCGACGTGTTCATCCGCAGTAATTGGAAATGGGATTGGTTTACGAGACTTATTCTCTACGATTCCGGGAAGCCGGGGAAATTGTCCCCGGGGGGCTTCGGCGGCTCCATGACCCGGTGGACCCGCATGAAGGATCCGTTTCGGACGGAGTTCATGCTCGGATGCAACATGTCCTTCCGCCGCACCGCGCTGCTCGGGCTGCCCGACGCGGAGTGGCTCTCGGGCTACAGCCTGGGAGAAGACCTGTACTTGTCGCATTGGGCGGCGCGCAGCGGCCCTTTGTGGATCGACCCGTCCTTGCGGGTGAAGCATTACCAGTCTCCGGTCTCCCGAGATAAGGAAGAGCAAGTCGCCTTCACGGAAGTCGTCAACCACTACCGACTGTTAAGGTTGAAGCGGGCGGGGAGCTGGAGACACGCCGCCCACCTGTGGACTTCCATCGGTCTGTGGGGAAGGGCATGGGCACGGAAAAAATGGCGGCACAAAGCGCCTTACTACGGGAAGGCGATACGAGAGGTTCTCGTGGAGGATTGGAGGAGGTTGTTCCGTGAAAGTGTCTCTGATCTTGGCAACGGTTGA
- a CDS encoding MOP flippase family protein — protein sequence MSLKGKGIAAAKWSSLSTVVTTVIQMAQVVAVSRLLAPEDYGLISMIMVVVGIAVSMSDFGVSSAIIHRQDITRSELSGLYALNLASGVAVGAAVWLLAPLACAYYQEPGLLVPMRWMALLCVIPAIGQQFQVLFQKELRFAYLAKVDIASIAVGFAVAAAGAYAGYGVYALVGSYLANALFKTVCLTAAGWKEWRPGWRFSLRDLYGFLRFGAYQMGSNVLQTLTSNVDYLILGRLAGAEALGYYTFAYQLCMMPMQKLWPLVSQISLPLLAKIQDRADLLRQGYFQITGLISYVTGPIYLGLAVTAPYAVPFAFGSQWEASIALVQVHAVMFLLRSSLIPTQSLLLAVGRADTRFYYSVLCLVIIAPSLLVGEWLGGAIGVAYGYLAAQALIVVVNYRQSIRKVLAKCASDYIRSFMPGVLFSAVMAAGVLMLGRLAQGWGSEPFLVVWELAWGMILYGALLLVFKRELVLSLRDRMLAKGGKRESPG from the coding sequence ATGTCTCTAAAAGGCAAAGGCATCGCCGCGGCGAAATGGTCGAGCCTGTCCACCGTCGTGACCACGGTCATTCAGATGGCCCAAGTCGTAGCGGTGTCCCGGCTTCTGGCGCCGGAGGATTACGGTTTGATCAGCATGATCATGGTCGTCGTCGGCATTGCCGTCTCGATGAGCGATTTCGGCGTATCCAGCGCCATCATTCACCGGCAGGACATCACGCGGAGCGAGCTGTCCGGGCTCTACGCGCTGAACCTTGCTTCCGGAGTTGCGGTCGGCGCCGCGGTATGGCTTCTCGCCCCGCTCGCCTGCGCCTATTACCAGGAACCGGGACTGCTCGTTCCGATGCGGTGGATGGCGCTGCTGTGCGTCATTCCCGCGATCGGCCAGCAGTTCCAGGTGCTGTTCCAAAAAGAACTGCGGTTCGCGTATCTGGCCAAAGTCGACATCGCCTCCATCGCGGTCGGATTCGCCGTCGCGGCCGCAGGCGCGTACGCCGGTTACGGCGTGTATGCGCTGGTTGGCTCCTATTTGGCGAACGCCTTGTTTAAAACCGTTTGTTTGACGGCGGCGGGCTGGAAGGAATGGCGGCCCGGCTGGCGTTTTTCGCTCCGGGATCTATACGGGTTCCTCCGTTTCGGCGCTTACCAGATGGGGTCCAACGTCCTGCAAACTCTCACTTCCAACGTCGATTACCTGATCCTCGGGCGGCTTGCTGGCGCGGAAGCGTTGGGCTACTATACGTTCGCCTATCAATTATGCATGATGCCGATGCAGAAGCTGTGGCCGCTCGTCTCCCAGATCTCGCTGCCGCTGCTGGCCAAGATCCAGGACCGGGCGGATCTGCTTCGGCAAGGCTATTTTCAGATCACCGGCCTGATCAGCTACGTCACGGGTCCGATTTACTTGGGCCTGGCGGTGACGGCTCCTTACGCGGTCCCGTTCGCTTTCGGAAGCCAGTGGGAGGCCAGCATCGCTCTCGTCCAGGTTCATGCCGTGATGTTCCTGCTCCGTTCCTCGCTGATCCCGACGCAAAGCCTGCTGCTCGCCGTCGGCCGCGCGGACACGAGATTCTACTATTCCGTCCTGTGCCTGGTCATCATCGCCCCTTCGCTGCTGGTCGGGGAGTGGCTCGGCGGGGCGATCGGCGTCGCCTATGGGTATTTGGCGGCGCAAGCCTTAATCGTCGTCGTGAACTACCGTCAATCCATCCGCAAAGTGCTGGCGAAATGCGCTTCGGATTACATTCGAAGCTTCATGCCGGGGGTGCTGTTCAGCGCGGTCATGGCCGCCGGGGTATTGATGCTGGGGCGTCTCGCGCAAGGATGGGGTTCCGAGCCGTTCCTCGTCGTCTGGGAGCTGGCGTGGGGCATGATCCTGTACGGCGCCCTCCTGCTCGTCTTCAAGCGGGAGCTGGTGCTCTCGCTTCGGGATCGCATGCTGGCGAAGGGCGGGAAGCGGGAAAGTCCGGGATAA